The following proteins come from a genomic window of Pedobacter faecalis:
- a CDS encoding GH92 family glycosyl hydrolase produces MNITHQSKVFFLLCSFLLCGSMLQAQHTVWAIGKADNKADEFALGPNRYQHFLESDFGWEDRFFLVGHSLAASDFPYVLPGPQDGWGGTGPTAGLRTHQANILFGLQSVPEGGNWNLTIDLVSYQGSGPPLFKVVVNGQPFVRQLPKKTLDKSVEGDLTNVSEYKIEIPLSPKTLRKGGNEITMTTLSGSWLLFDQVKLTGPTGVKLIKPEKLFVRNVRAADYEISEGGRSLQPLLVDLQHLSGKPQVTVKLDGKTVFTTQLDSARYDFEVAMPQVKSARESKYEIWADGTMLESGLVRRSPQPMRTPAGYVDTKMGTAHSRWMIAPGPWMPFSMVKLSPDNQNSGWQAGYDPSFESVGVFSHIHEWTMAGLGMLPVNGPLKIKTGDERNGSGGYRSQIDKTTEEAPLGYYKVVLSDYQIKAELTATTRCGFQRYTYPKALDSRVMIDLQIPSEYPYQLKNVTLKKVSDYRIEGVSRQFNKSVWSDDAGQDYNLHFVIEFDRPIKRFGTWANDVVGDKDIINSGDLADAGAFVEFDTRSNPVVQVRTGISMVSIANASDNLEKEISIPYGWSFEKVRQGHTDTWDNLMGRLSISSNDRREKIRFYTNMYRALASRNTWSDLDGSWVDAFQKVQKLKDPNAVALGCDAFWNTFWNLNQFWNLVTPEWSSKWVKSQLAMYDANGWLAKGPAGMNYVPVMVAEHEIPLIVGAYQMGIRDYDANKALQAAVKMQTTPAQKVGMGYAGNRDLVSYLEHKYVPYDKGRFSNTLEYAYDDWTVSQLARAVGNKEVEEEFALRGNYWKNAIDKETGYARLRKADGSWMPDFDPFKSGANEHYVEGNAWQLTYFVPQDVPALAKEIGEKRFIDRLSWGFTESNKLRFNAPGDQYWDYPVIQGNQQSMHFAFLFNWVKKPWLTQHWSRAIIDRYYGDGLANAYLGDEDQGQMSAWFIMAALGLFQTDGGCSVDPVYEIGSPIFPRVTIDLGEQYGRGRTFTIEARNASRANKYVQGAVLNGKPLNSFKFPASELLKGGTLVLQMGDKPNTEWGLH; encoded by the coding sequence ATGAACATCACCCACCAATCGAAGGTCTTTTTTCTTTTATGTAGTTTTTTATTATGTGGCTCAATGCTGCAGGCCCAGCACACGGTATGGGCTATTGGCAAAGCCGATAACAAAGCAGATGAATTTGCCCTTGGCCCCAACCGCTACCAGCATTTTTTGGAAAGCGATTTTGGTTGGGAGGACCGTTTTTTCCTGGTAGGACATTCCCTTGCAGCGAGTGATTTTCCGTATGTACTGCCTGGTCCGCAAGACGGATGGGGAGGTACCGGTCCGACAGCCGGGCTACGGACACATCAGGCTAATATTCTGTTTGGTCTGCAAAGCGTTCCGGAGGGGGGCAACTGGAACTTAACCATTGACTTGGTTAGTTACCAGGGGAGCGGCCCACCACTGTTTAAAGTGGTGGTCAACGGCCAGCCCTTCGTGCGTCAGCTCCCTAAAAAGACCTTAGACAAGTCGGTAGAGGGCGATCTGACCAACGTAAGCGAGTACAAAATAGAAATTCCCCTGTCGCCAAAGACCCTCCGAAAGGGCGGGAACGAGATCACGATGACCACGCTAAGTGGCTCCTGGTTGTTGTTTGATCAGGTGAAGCTCACCGGCCCGACGGGCGTTAAGCTGATTAAGCCGGAGAAGCTGTTTGTACGAAATGTCAGGGCGGCCGATTATGAGATCTCGGAAGGTGGTCGGTCGTTGCAGCCCCTGCTGGTCGACTTGCAGCACTTGTCGGGTAAACCGCAAGTTACGGTTAAGCTGGATGGTAAAACCGTGTTCACCACGCAGCTCGATAGTGCCAGATATGACTTTGAGGTCGCGATGCCACAGGTTAAATCGGCCAGGGAAAGCAAGTACGAGATATGGGCTGATGGCACGATGCTGGAAAGCGGACTTGTGCGGCGGTCGCCCCAACCCATGCGTACCCCCGCCGGTTATGTTGATACAAAGATGGGTACAGCGCATTCCCGCTGGATGATAGCGCCCGGTCCATGGATGCCTTTCAGCATGGTAAAGCTTAGTCCCGATAACCAAAACTCGGGCTGGCAGGCGGGTTACGATCCAAGCTTTGAAAGTGTGGGGGTGTTTAGTCACATTCACGAATGGACGATGGCCGGTTTGGGTATGCTGCCGGTGAACGGGCCATTGAAAATTAAGACGGGTGATGAGCGTAACGGCAGCGGTGGGTATCGCTCGCAAATCGATAAAACTACAGAAGAGGCCCCGTTGGGGTATTATAAAGTGGTGCTGAGCGATTACCAAATTAAGGCAGAACTTACGGCTACCACACGCTGCGGTTTCCAGCGTTATACGTATCCCAAGGCGCTTGATTCCCGCGTGATGATCGATCTGCAGATTCCTTCGGAATATCCTTACCAGCTTAAGAATGTTACCCTGAAGAAGGTGAGCGATTACCGGATTGAGGGTGTAAGCAGGCAGTTCAATAAAAGCGTGTGGTCCGACGATGCTGGGCAGGATTACAACCTGCATTTTGTGATCGAGTTCGACCGGCCGATAAAGAGGTTTGGTACCTGGGCTAACGATGTGGTGGGCGACAAAGACATCATCAATTCCGGAGATCTGGCTGATGCGGGTGCTTTCGTTGAATTTGATACACGCAGTAATCCGGTTGTGCAGGTTCGCACTGGTATATCGATGGTAAGCATAGCTAATGCTTCAGATAACCTCGAGAAGGAGATCAGCATACCTTATGGCTGGAGCTTCGAAAAAGTAAGACAAGGGCATACCGATACCTGGGATAATCTCATGGGCCGACTTTCGATAAGCAGCAACGATAGGCGCGAAAAGATTCGTTTTTATACCAATATGTATAGGGCCCTGGCCAGTCGCAATACCTGGAGCGATCTCGACGGTAGTTGGGTAGACGCCTTCCAGAAGGTTCAGAAACTTAAAGACCCCAATGCCGTTGCGCTTGGCTGCGATGCGTTCTGGAATACGTTCTGGAACTTAAATCAGTTCTGGAACTTGGTTACGCCCGAGTGGTCGTCGAAATGGGTGAAATCACAGTTGGCCATGTATGATGCCAACGGCTGGCTGGCGAAAGGTCCGGCTGGCATGAACTATGTGCCGGTGATGGTGGCTGAACATGAGATACCATTGATTGTGGGCGCATACCAGATGGGCATTCGTGATTACGATGCCAACAAGGCCTTGCAGGCAGCGGTGAAAATGCAGACGACCCCGGCGCAGAAGGTCGGGATGGGCTATGCGGGCAATCGCGACCTGGTTTCTTATCTGGAGCATAAGTATGTGCCGTACGATAAAGGGCGGTTTTCCAATACGCTGGAGTATGCTTACGACGATTGGACCGTATCCCAACTGGCCAGGGCGGTGGGCAACAAAGAAGTTGAAGAGGAGTTTGCACTAAGAGGTAACTACTGGAAAAATGCGATAGATAAGGAGACAGGTTATGCGCGTTTGCGAAAGGCTGATGGCAGTTGGATGCCAGATTTTGATCCTTTTAAATCCGGGGCCAACGAGCACTATGTAGAGGGTAACGCCTGGCAGCTAACTTATTTTGTGCCTCAGGATGTGCCCGCACTGGCTAAGGAGATTGGCGAGAAGCGTTTTATTGACCGCCTCTCCTGGGGCTTTACGGAAAGCAACAAACTCAGGTTCAATGCGCCGGGCGACCAGTACTGGGATTACCCGGTGATACAGGGAAACCAGCAGTCGATGCATTTTGCTTTCTTGTTTAACTGGGTGAAGAAACCTTGGCTTACACAGCATTGGAGCAGGGCCATCATAGACCGATATTATGGCGATGGCCTGGCAAACGCTTATCTCGGCGATGAAGATCAGGGTCAAATGAGTGCATGGTTTATTATGGCCGCATTGGGACTCTTTCAAACCGACGGCGGTTGCAGCGTAGATCCGGTTTACGAGATCGGCAGTCCGATTTTCCCTAGGGTCACCATCGATCTCGGTGAGCAATACGGCCGCGGACGGACATTCACCATAGAAGCCCGGAACGCGTCGCGGGCCAACAAATATGTGCAAGGCGCAGTGCTCAACGGTAAGCCGCTAAATTCTTTTAAATTTCCTGCTTCGGAATTGCTGAAAGGCGGAACCCTGGTGCTTCAGATGGGCGATAAACCGAATACCGAATGGGGCTTGCACTAA
- a CDS encoding YtxH domain-containing protein: MKNIRLIRDIFDRTSESKTPAVIALVAGLAVGAALGVLFAPDRGRDLRKKIAGLTDRLRGGQESEEPAEMSHPRQHVKGGQKKPKSDIKALIHEAHEAQAGAAADTGESES, encoded by the coding sequence ATGAAAAACATCAGATTGATACGCGACATTTTTGATCGTACATCCGAAAGCAAAACACCCGCTGTGATTGCATTGGTAGCGGGACTAGCCGTTGGTGCGGCATTAGGCGTTTTATTTGCACCCGACAGGGGCCGTGATCTAAGGAAGAAGATTGCCGGACTTACAGACCGCCTTCGGGGTGGCCAGGAAAGTGAGGAGCCAGCTGAAATGTCGCATCCAAGACAACATGTAAAGGGTGGACAAAAGAAACCGAAATCGGATATCAAGGCCCTGATTCATGAGGCGCATGAAGCGCAGGCGGGTGCAGCAGCAGATACTGGCGAATCCGAATCGTAA
- a CDS encoding TonB-dependent receptor, translating to MKRHLLLFLSLALSVSAFAQTTINGVVKDAKGVNVPRANVSIRGTRTSVIADDNGAFALSTTLEPPFYIRVSSVGFSPQDFQVLKFQDTPLELTLVDNAELDEIVVTSRRRAEVLQDVPIAISVIGGQAAENAGAFNVNRLKELVPSVQLYASNARNTTLNIRGLGSTFGLTNDGIDPGVGFYVDGVYQARPAATSTDFLDIERIEVLRGPQGTLFGKNTTAGAFNITTVKPTLVPTAKAEFSVGNYNFIQAKASVSGSIAKDLALKLALSGTQRDGTIYNVPEQRYYSGQNNLGLKSQLYYTPSEKLQVLLSGDVSFQHPAGYPLVVAGVTTTERSAFRQYAAIVADLGYEQPKIDPFSRKIYTNTPWKQNQSIGGVSANIDYKIGNGTLTSTTAWRFWNWDPTNDRDFTEFSALTKSQGNSRHDQYSQEFRYAGNINEKISGMVGVFLLGQNLKGLNQTEEVGKDQWRFVQTGTTGDQPLFSTPGLLDNFGIRTNSNIKSLSAAVFAQADWEFAENLHVLPGLRFTYDKKDVDYDRVTYGGLQTTDPKLLALKAMVYTNQNFSTSTDNENLSGNLTISYRPTTTLNIYGTFSTAYKPVGVNVGGLPTITGSQNADLSLAVVKPEYVQHYELGIKTKPAKGAILNATVFQSDIKDYQTNVQSPQLGVNRGYLANAEKVVVKGIEVDGSYQLRRFLTLNAAVAYLDGKYDKFSNAPLPLEETGHTELINGVATQVAFKDASGGRLPGISKWNTSGGFELSTAGKLSTAEGRWFIASDISYRSEYSSNPTPSRVLNVEGYTLVNARTGFRGDKFSIFVWSRNIGDANYFEQLQAAAGNSGLYAGVLGDPRTFGATIRYSF from the coding sequence ATGAAAAGACATTTACTTTTGTTTCTTTCACTCGCGCTCTCTGTAAGTGCTTTTGCCCAAACGACCATAAATGGGGTTGTTAAAGACGCGAAGGGCGTTAATGTGCCCCGTGCAAATGTATCCATCCGCGGTACGCGCACAAGCGTGATCGCAGACGATAACGGTGCTTTTGCACTGTCTACTACGCTCGAGCCTCCTTTTTACATCCGGGTGAGCTCCGTGGGTTTCAGTCCGCAGGATTTTCAGGTTCTGAAATTTCAGGACACGCCGCTCGAGTTAACCCTGGTAGACAACGCGGAACTTGATGAGATTGTAGTTACCTCGAGAAGACGTGCCGAAGTTTTACAGGACGTGCCAATCGCGATCAGCGTAATAGGAGGACAGGCCGCAGAGAATGCCGGGGCTTTTAACGTTAACCGACTGAAAGAACTGGTCCCTTCCGTGCAGCTGTATGCCTCGAATGCCCGTAATACGACATTAAATATTCGCGGTTTAGGTTCAACATTTGGTCTTACCAACGATGGTATTGACCCGGGTGTTGGCTTTTATGTTGATGGCGTGTATCAGGCCCGACCTGCCGCTACTTCAACTGACTTTCTGGACATTGAACGGATAGAGGTTTTACGAGGCCCGCAAGGCACCTTGTTTGGGAAAAACACCACAGCGGGGGCTTTCAATATAACGACCGTAAAACCGACCCTGGTACCTACTGCCAAAGCAGAATTCAGTGTCGGAAACTATAATTTTATCCAGGCCAAGGCCTCCGTTTCGGGTAGTATAGCAAAAGATCTGGCGCTGAAACTGGCATTATCAGGAACACAAAGAGACGGTACCATTTATAACGTTCCTGAACAGCGCTATTACAGCGGACAGAACAACCTTGGTTTGAAAAGCCAGCTGTATTACACTCCTTCGGAAAAACTGCAGGTATTGCTTAGTGGTGATGTGAGCTTCCAACACCCTGCAGGATATCCGCTTGTTGTAGCGGGTGTTACAACAACGGAGAGAAGTGCTTTCCGGCAGTACGCGGCGATTGTTGCAGACTTGGGTTATGAACAACCTAAAATTGATCCGTTTTCGAGGAAGATCTATACGAATACGCCCTGGAAGCAAAATCAATCGATAGGCGGCGTCTCAGCAAATATAGATTACAAGATTGGTAACGGAACGCTGACTTCCACAACCGCATGGAGGTTCTGGAACTGGGACCCGACCAACGACAGGGACTTTACAGAATTCTCGGCGCTGACGAAATCGCAGGGTAACTCTCGCCACGACCAATACTCGCAGGAGTTCAGATACGCGGGCAACATCAACGAAAAAATAAGTGGTATGGTAGGCGTCTTTTTACTCGGACAGAATTTGAAAGGCCTGAATCAGACAGAGGAAGTTGGCAAAGACCAATGGAGATTTGTGCAGACGGGAACAACAGGCGATCAGCCGCTATTCAGCACTCCTGGTCTTTTGGACAACTTTGGTATCCGGACCAACTCTAACATTAAGTCGCTAAGTGCTGCCGTTTTTGCGCAGGCTGACTGGGAATTCGCAGAAAACCTGCATGTTTTACCTGGCTTGCGATTCACTTATGATAAGAAAGATGTGGATTATGACAGGGTAACTTACGGCGGTCTGCAAACCACCGATCCGAAATTGCTGGCTCTTAAAGCCATGGTTTATACCAACCAGAACTTTAGTACAAGCACGGATAATGAAAATTTATCTGGTAACTTAACGATATCATATCGTCCGACCACCACTTTGAACATTTATGGTACCTTCTCTACGGCCTATAAACCTGTAGGTGTAAATGTGGGAGGCTTGCCAACTATAACCGGTAGCCAGAATGCCGACCTATCACTCGCCGTGGTAAAACCAGAGTATGTACAACATTACGAGCTGGGTATAAAAACAAAGCCCGCAAAGGGCGCTATTTTGAATGCTACCGTCTTTCAGTCGGACATTAAGGACTATCAAACCAACGTGCAATCACCGCAACTTGGTGTAAACAGAGGATATCTGGCGAATGCCGAAAAAGTGGTTGTAAAAGGTATTGAAGTAGACGGCAGCTATCAGTTACGAAGATTTCTGACTTTAAATGCGGCTGTTGCGTACCTGGACGGAAAATATGACAAGTTTAGCAATGCACCCCTTCCACTGGAAGAAACTGGACATACCGAACTGATTAATGGTGTGGCCACTCAAGTGGCATTCAAGGACGCCTCTGGCGGCAGACTGCCCGGCATATCAAAATGGAACACCTCTGGCGGGTTTGAACTTAGCACAGCAGGGAAACTGTCGACAGCTGAAGGCAGATGGTTTATAGCAAGTGATATCAGCTACCGCTCTGAATACTCTTCAAACCCCACCCCGTCGAGGGTTCTGAATGTGGAAGGTTATACCCTGGTTAATGCACGTACCGGGTTCAGAGGCGATAAATTCTCCATCTTCGTCTGGAGCAGAAATATCGGAGATGCCAACTATTTCGAACAACTACAGGCAGCAGCGGGTAACTCTGGTCTGTATGCAGGTGTACTCGGTGATCCGAGAACTTTTGGCGCAACAATACGCTATTCGTTCTAA
- a CDS encoding substrate-binding domain-containing protein encodes MTIPRLCVALMMISLLVVAACKDKRRERVWTIGFSQCVGSDLWRRTMLEEMKTELSLQPNHKLLYADADNNSATQIAQVKDMLKKGIDVLIISPNEALPLTDIVEETFKKGIPVIVIDRKTASSVYTAYIGAENFQVGKMAGGYLARLLRFKGNVLEITGLPGSSPAMERSRGLKEAFRPYPGIRVAAQVHGDWLPENTKRALQAERDKLADIDAVFAHNDRMAQSARHTLRQLGLDSAIKVIGVDALPGAGGGLDMVSSGTLTASVLYPTGGKEAIDIAFRILRKQAFQKENLLKSVVIDRSNVQLMQLQWARIRDQQKDIERQQKLMAEQKEIYRNQRFVLNLIVVTLVLAVVFGGLAFRALQTIRRQRNQLIEMSEKAAAATEAKLNFFTNISHEFRTPLTLIISPLEDLQKNTKVATAAGRELNLIHKNVHRLLRLVNQLMDYRKIEHKELKLHATPNSLAVFVGEIVDHFKHIAAKRHINLRLLVKADPNIVWFDTDMLDKVLFNLLSNAFKFTADHGRIYVSVDRNDREAVVEVSDNGLGMDEEEQGKIFNRFYQSDARRGGGSGLGLSLSKELMALHKGAIKVASKKGEGTVFSVHLPLGEAHLSETERKPSAGRQLAPYHEAPEEAPSPISLVKEQSLLIVEDNLELLEYLTSKFENDYQVFTANSGTDGLHIAFEQIPDLIISDVVIPGISGRELTKQLKADVRTSHIPVILLTAQDSVEQQISGIQSNADAYLTKPFHFDYLRASVENLLRNRAVLKAHYISDLPLSGNQKAPVSNIDKKFLNDFARLVEQNLANEQLSVDELAKAVGVSRVQLYRKVKALLNCTVTDYVMNRRLKKAKYYLANEHHSVSEISYLVGISSPTYFSTLFKNRYGMTPTAYKKTVFGNKL; translated from the coding sequence ATGACTATCCCTCGTTTATGTGTTGCCCTGATGATGATATCCCTGCTCGTTGTGGCGGCATGTAAGGATAAGCGCAGGGAGAGGGTCTGGACGATCGGTTTCTCCCAGTGCGTGGGCTCCGACCTCTGGCGCAGGACGATGCTGGAAGAGATGAAGACGGAGTTATCGCTGCAGCCAAACCATAAGCTTCTGTATGCGGATGCGGATAACAACAGCGCAACGCAGATTGCACAGGTTAAAGACATGCTGAAGAAGGGCATTGATGTGCTGATCATCTCGCCAAACGAGGCGTTGCCGCTAACCGATATTGTAGAGGAAACTTTTAAAAAGGGCATTCCGGTGATCGTGATAGATCGTAAGACCGCTTCGTCGGTATACACGGCCTATATTGGTGCGGAGAATTTTCAAGTGGGAAAAATGGCGGGAGGGTATCTGGCAAGGCTGCTCCGGTTTAAGGGAAACGTGCTCGAGATAACCGGGTTACCCGGATCTTCGCCGGCCATGGAGCGGTCGCGCGGTCTCAAAGAAGCTTTTCGTCCCTACCCCGGCATTAGGGTTGCGGCGCAGGTTCATGGCGACTGGCTTCCTGAAAATACGAAGCGCGCACTGCAGGCAGAGCGCGATAAACTAGCGGATATAGATGCCGTTTTTGCGCACAACGACCGGATGGCACAAAGCGCTAGACATACCCTCAGGCAACTGGGTCTCGACAGCGCCATTAAAGTGATCGGCGTCGATGCCCTGCCGGGCGCCGGAGGCGGGCTCGATATGGTAAGTTCGGGGACCCTTACGGCAAGTGTGCTTTACCCCACGGGTGGTAAAGAGGCTATCGATATTGCCTTCCGTATCCTGCGCAAACAGGCCTTTCAGAAAGAAAACCTTCTTAAAAGTGTAGTCATAGATCGTAGCAATGTGCAGCTTATGCAACTGCAATGGGCACGCATCAGGGATCAGCAAAAAGACATCGAAAGGCAGCAGAAGCTCATGGCTGAACAGAAGGAAATATATCGTAACCAGCGCTTTGTGCTTAACCTGATCGTGGTTACCCTCGTGCTGGCTGTGGTATTCGGTGGACTGGCGTTCCGTGCGCTGCAGACCATCCGTCGCCAGCGCAACCAGCTTATCGAGATGTCGGAAAAGGCTGCAGCTGCAACAGAAGCGAAACTGAACTTCTTTACCAATATCTCACACGAGTTCAGAACTCCGCTTACCCTGATCATTTCCCCGCTGGAGGACCTGCAGAAAAATACCAAGGTGGCCACTGCCGCCGGCAGGGAGCTGAACTTGATCCATAAAAACGTACACCGGCTATTGCGATTGGTTAATCAACTGATGGACTACCGCAAAATAGAGCACAAAGAACTTAAACTACATGCAACACCCAATAGCCTCGCTGTTTTTGTTGGCGAGATCGTCGACCACTTCAAACATATCGCAGCGAAGCGCCATATAAACCTTCGGTTATTGGTCAAGGCAGATCCGAATATTGTATGGTTTGACACCGATATGCTCGACAAGGTGCTTTTTAACCTGCTGAGCAATGCCTTTAAGTTTACGGCTGATCACGGTCGCATTTATGTATCGGTTGACCGCAACGACAGGGAAGCTGTTGTGGAAGTGTCGGACAACGGCCTGGGCATGGATGAAGAAGAACAGGGCAAAATATTTAACAGGTTTTACCAATCGGACGCCCGCCGCGGCGGAGGTTCGGGACTTGGCCTCAGTCTGTCTAAAGAACTAATGGCGCTTCACAAGGGTGCTATAAAGGTTGCCAGTAAGAAAGGCGAAGGAACTGTTTTCAGTGTACACCTGCCCTTGGGGGAGGCACACCTGAGCGAGACGGAAAGAAAGCCATCCGCTGGCCGGCAGTTGGCCCCCTACCACGAAGCCCCGGAAGAGGCCCCTTCGCCTATATCCCTCGTTAAAGAGCAATCGCTGCTGATTGTGGAAGACAATTTAGAGCTGCTTGAATACCTGACCAGTAAATTTGAGAACGATTACCAGGTATTTACAGCCAATAGTGGAACCGATGGCTTGCATATCGCGTTTGAGCAAATACCCGATCTGATCATCTCCGATGTGGTTATTCCGGGAATATCGGGCAGAGAGCTCACCAAACAGCTGAAGGCAGATGTCCGGACTTCGCACATTCCCGTTATTCTTCTCACCGCTCAGGATAGCGTGGAACAGCAGATATCGGGCATACAGAGCAATGCAGACGCTTACCTGACCAAACCCTTCCATTTTGATTATCTCCGCGCCAGCGTGGAGAACCTGCTGCGAAACCGTGCGGTGCTGAAAGCGCATTATATCAGCGATCTTCCGCTATCTGGCAATCAGAAAGCGCCTGTAAGCAATATTGATAAGAAATTCCTGAACGATTTTGCGCGGCTGGTGGAACAAAACCTTGCCAACGAACAATTGAGCGTCGACGAGCTCGCCAAGGCTGTTGGCGTTTCGAGAGTGCAGCTGTACCGTAAAGTAAAAGCACTGCTGAATTGTACGGTGACCGACTATGTGATGAACAGGCGCCTGAAAAAGGCGAAGTATTATCTGGCCAATGAGCATCACTCTGTATCGGAGATCAGCTATCTGGTGGGGATCTCCTCTCCCACCTATTTCTCTACCTTATTTAAAAACCGGTACGGAATGACGCCTACGGCATACAAAAAGACTGTATTTGGTAATAAACTATAA
- a CDS encoding sugar porter family MFS transporter — MKSRSVVGWSVVVALGGFLFGFDTAVISGAEKSIQQYWKLSVFQHGLTISIALIGTVIGAMLGSRPSDRFGRKNTLYFVAIAYLLSSLGTALAEDWWVFLVFRFLGGLGVGASSVTAPIYISEISPAESRGRLVGLFQFNVVLGILISYLSNYLLSQTGEHSWRWMLGVQAVPSVIFLVLMRFIPESPRWLILKKQAYERASKTLRTINPLNWEQELNNIKQSHNELSDKKDSERLFSGRYTRPITFAVIFAFFNQVSGINAIIYYAPRIFEMAGLGAHSSLLSTLGIGLVNFTFTLLALNFIDKVGRRMLMLIGSAGLIISLFLVAYTFYVQAFSGIAIPIFIMLFIAFFAFSQGAVIWVFISEIFPNQVRAKGQTLGSSTHWVMAALIAFSFPYFAEILGGAVTFSFFGVMMVLQLIFVWRFMPETKGKSLEQVEKSIILH, encoded by the coding sequence ATGAAAAGTAGATCCGTTGTCGGATGGTCGGTAGTTGTAGCCCTGGGCGGCTTTTTATTCGGGTTCGATACAGCCGTTATTTCAGGCGCCGAGAAATCCATTCAGCAATACTGGAAACTTAGCGTATTTCAACACGGGCTTACCATTTCTATAGCCTTAATCGGAACGGTGATCGGAGCCATGCTCGGATCAAGGCCGTCCGACCGGTTCGGGCGAAAGAATACATTATACTTTGTCGCCATCGCCTATTTGCTTTCTTCATTGGGAACCGCGCTGGCGGAAGACTGGTGGGTGTTTTTGGTATTCAGATTCCTTGGCGGTTTGGGTGTTGGCGCCTCCTCTGTAACGGCGCCAATCTATATTTCCGAAATTTCGCCTGCCGAGAGCCGCGGACGTCTTGTTGGATTGTTCCAGTTCAATGTAGTGCTTGGCATCCTGATCTCGTACCTTTCCAATTACCTGCTCAGTCAAACCGGCGAACACTCCTGGCGCTGGATGCTTGGCGTACAGGCGGTGCCCTCAGTTATTTTTCTTGTCCTGATGCGCTTTATCCCCGAGAGCCCCCGCTGGCTTATCCTTAAAAAGCAAGCCTATGAAAGGGCTTCCAAAACACTTCGAACGATCAATCCGCTCAACTGGGAGCAGGAACTGAATAACATTAAACAGTCACACAACGAGCTCAGTGACAAGAAAGACAGTGAGCGTCTTTTCTCCGGTCGTTATACCAGACCTATCACGTTCGCTGTCATCTTTGCTTTTTTTAACCAGGTGTCGGGCATCAATGCCATCATTTACTATGCGCCGCGAATCTTTGAAATGGCAGGCTTGGGCGCACATTCTTCGCTGCTGTCTACCCTCGGCATCGGTCTGGTCAATTTCACCTTCACATTGCTGGCGCTCAATTTCATCGATAAGGTAGGGCGCCGCATGCTTATGCTCATTGGTTCCGCCGGACTCATCATCTCACTTTTCCTGGTCGCCTATACCTTCTATGTTCAGGCATTTTCCGGCATAGCGATTCCCATTTTTATCATGCTGTTCATAGCCTTTTTTGCCTTTTCGCAGGGTGCGGTCATTTGGGTATTTATTTCAGAGATCTTTCCAAACCAGGTGCGGGCCAAAGGACAAACGCTCGGTAGCTCCACCCACTGGGTCATGGCAGCCTTGATTGCCTTTAGTTTCCCTTATTTTGCGGAAATACTGGGCGGAGCCGTTACCTTTTCATTTTTCGGTGTTATGATGGTCCTGCAACTTATTTTTGTATGGCGCTTTATGCCCGAAACCAAGGGTAAGTCGTTGGAGCAAGTCGAAAAAAGCATTATTTTACACTGA
- a CDS encoding carbohydrate kinase family protein, translated as MKEQEKQTDRHTAICFGEVLWDVLPDGPQPGGAPLNVAYHLTRLGMPAKVVSKIGQDDNGLKLEALMSNWEIGTGLLQRDETHPTSQVLARMNNGNEVTYEIVFPVAWDFISGTRQLTDAMAETGYFVYGSLASRHDATRQTLLELLEVHQSVHVFDVNLRPPFVSRSLLQSLLLKADIVKFNEAELDIMQTMFGGSYSGEYSKVAFISEAFNVPEVIVTKGEFGASYYKEGHAFHMASQEVKVADTIGSGDSFLAAFLSGHSKKTQPSQLLRNAVAMGSFIATRKGGCPDYTISEYQSFSESLTTI; from the coding sequence ATGAAAGAACAGGAAAAACAAACAGACCGGCACACAGCCATATGTTTCGGCGAAGTGCTGTGGGACGTGCTTCCCGACGGACCCCAGCCCGGCGGGGCTCCGCTCAATGTAGCTTATCACCTTACCAGGCTTGGTATGCCCGCTAAAGTGGTCAGCAAGATAGGGCAGGACGACAATGGCCTTAAACTGGAGGCCCTCATGAGCAACTGGGAGATAGGCACCGGTCTGCTCCAGCGCGATGAAACACACCCAACCAGCCAGGTACTCGCCAGAATGAACAACGGCAATGAAGTGACCTATGAAATCGTATTTCCGGTGGCATGGGACTTTATCTCTGGTACCAGGCAATTGACTGATGCAATGGCTGAGACCGGCTACTTTGTATACGGCAGTCTTGCCTCAAGGCACGATGCAACGCGTCAGACACTGCTTGAACTGCTTGAGGTTCATCAGTCGGTACACGTTTTCGATGTAAACCTGCGTCCACCTTTCGTTAGCCGTTCGCTGCTTCAGTCGCTCCTGCTCAAGGCCGATATCGTCAAATTCAATGAAGCGGAACTTGATATCATGCAAACGATGTTCGGCGGCAGTTATTCAGGTGAATACAGCAAGGTAGCTTTTATTTCCGAAGCTTTTAATGTGCCTGAAGTGATCGTGACCAAGGGTGAATTCGGCGCGTCATATTATAAAGAAGGGCATGCATTCCACATGGCTAGTCAGGAGGTGAAGGTTGCAGATACCATAGGCAGTGGCGACTCCTTTCTGGCTGCATTCCTTTCTGGTCATTCGAAAAAGACCCAGCCTTCGCAGCTTTTACGCAATGCCGTTGCCATGGGCAGTTTCATCGCAACCCGAAAGGGTGGCTGCCCTGACTATACCATTTCTGAGTACCAGTCCTTTAGCGAATCTCTAACCACAATATAA